The following proteins are encoded in a genomic region of Nicotiana sylvestris chromosome 4, ASM39365v2, whole genome shotgun sequence:
- the LOC138889660 gene encoding uncharacterized protein has translation MKSQALADHVAENPVEDEYQPLSTYFPDEEVNLVEHYTVIARLWFFYTNNTTEYEACIMGMNMEIDQEVEELLIMGDLDLIIRQAQGEWETQNVKLIPYIQHVEDLSKQFKSVEFRHGYCGTVEIEPDVQPWYHDIKRFLKTKEYPEQIGGDQKRTIRRLSSGFFLSGEVLYKRTPNLNLIRCVDAQEAGRIMNEVHAGVCGPHMNGYVLVHGDLIHALPLELHPMSAPWLFVAWGMDVIGPIEPKASNVHRFILVAIDYFTKWVEAVTLKVVTKKEVVDFVHANIICRFGIPKTIITDNAANLNNHLKREICEQFKITHQDSTPYLPQANGAVEATNKNIKKIIRKMIQSSRQWHEKLSFALLGYHTTVRTSVGATPYILVYGTDTVIPAEVDIPSLRIIVEAEVEDSE, from the exons ATGAAATCTCAAGCTTTAGCGGATCACGTAGCTGAAAATCCTGTTGAGGATGAATATcagcctttgagtacttactttccggATGAGGAAGTAAATTTAGTTGAG CACTATACGGTCATAGCCCGGCTTTGGTTTTTCTACACAAATAACactaccgagtatgaagcctgcattatgggcatgaacaTGGAAATCGACCAAGAGGTGGAAGAAttattaatcatgggagatttAGACTTGATAATCCGACAagctcagggagaatgggaaactcagaATGTCAAACTTATTCCGTACAtacaacatgtggaagatctgaGCAAGCAGTTCAAATCcgtcgagttcag ACATGGTTATTGCGGCACAGTTGAAATAGAGCCTgatgttcagccatggtatcatgatatcaaaagattcttgaaaacaaaagaatatcccgagcaaattggtggagaccaaaagagaaccattagaaggctttctagtggtttcttcttgagcggcgaggttttgtacaaaaggactccaaaTCTGAACCTTATAAGATGTGTGGATGCCCaagaggccggaagaatcatgaatgaagtgcacgcaggagtgtgtggtccccatatgaatggatacgtcctt gtacacggtgacctgattcatgcactACCTTTAGAActgcatcctatgtcagcaccgtggctgttcgttgcttggggtatggatgtcattgggccaatcgagccaaaagcttcaaatgtgcatagatttatattggttgccattgattacttcacaaaatgggttgaagcagtcacTCTCAAAGTCGTCACTAAGAAAGAAGTGGTAGACTTCGTGCACGCCAACATcatttgtcgttttggtattcctaaaactatcattacggacaatgctgcaaatttgaataATCATTTGAAGAGGGAGATATGTGAGCAATTTAAGATCACACATCAGGATTCTACCCCTTATCTTCCCCAAGCTAATGGCGCTGTTGAAGCAacaaacaagaatatcaagaagattattagaaaaatgattcaaagttctagacaatggcatgaaaagttgtcgtttgcattgttgggatatcacaCAACCGTGCGTACATCAGTTGGAGCAACACCATAtatattggtttatggcactgataccgtaatacccgcagaagttgatATTCCATCTCTtcgaatcattgttgaagctgaggTTGAAGATAGTGAGTAG
- the LOC104239701 gene encoding putative glucose-6-phosphate 1-epimerase — MPFDVVDDSNGFPRVLLSDPGGSSAEVLLYGGQVVSWKNERGEELLFRSTKALAKSPNAYRGGISVSISQLGATGRVLQHGLVCQNLWSLDSSPLHLPSSGSQSSIDLIFQPVGKDLKTWPCSFELRLHVSLGPGRLKLIPSVRNTDNKSLSFTFGLRNYLSVSDISEVRIEGLETLDYLDLLLQKQRFTEQADAITFDREVHRVYLSTPPKVAIIDHEKKRTFVLRKEGLPDTVLWNPWDKIPKAITDFGVEDYKIMMLVDSAAFEKPIELKPHQEWKCCQEIVAVSSSYCSGQLDPQMVLHGLS; from the exons ATGCCTTTTGATGTTGTAGATGACTCCAATGGCTTTCCCCGTGTGTTGTTGTCTGATCCTGGTGGCTCCTCAGCGGAG gtACTCTTGTATGGTGGTCAAGTTGTCTCATGGAAGAATGAACGAGGAGAAGAACTACTGTTCAGAAGTACCAAG GCTCTTGCAAAATCTCCAAATGCATATAGGGGCGGGATATCTGTTTCAATTTCACAG CTTGGTGCTACAGGGCGAGTTCTGCAGCATGGATTGGTGTGCCAGAATCTGTGGTCATTAGATAGTAGCCCTTTGCATCTACCTTCCTCTGGAAGCCAGTCATCTATTGACCTCATCTTTCAGCCCGTTGGGAAAGATTTGAAAACTTGGCCTTGTAG TTTTGAACTCCGGCTTCATGTATCATTGGGTCCTGGAAGGCTGAAGCTGATACCCTCTGTGAGGAATACTGATAATAAATCCCTTTCCTTTACGTTTGGCCTAAGAAATTACTTGTCAGTATCCGATATCAG TGAGGTGCGCATTGAAGGTCTAGAGACACTTGACTACTTGGATCTTCTGTTGCAAAAGCAGAGATTTACTGAACAAGCTGATGCTATTACATTTGACCGTGAG GTCCATCGTGTTTACTTGAGTACACCACCAAAAGTTGCCATTATAGACCATGAGAAAAAGAGAACTTTCGTTCTGCGAAAGGAAGGCCTACCAGATACAG TTCTTTGGAATCCATGGGACAAAATACCTAAGGCTATTACTGATTTTGGAGTGGAGGACTACAAGATTATGATGTTAGTAGATTCCGCAGCCTTTGAAAAGCCAATTGAGCTAAAACCTCATCAAGAATGGAAATGCTGTCAAGAGATTGTTGCTGTCTCTTCAAGCTATTGTAGTGGGCAATTGGATCCTCAAATGGTTCTTCATGGTTTGAGCTGA